The Mycobacterium paragordonae genome includes a region encoding these proteins:
- a CDS encoding vWA domain-containing protein, protein MTFQPVLPWPILAVVAGALVLARVVALRQVLLSAGGRRVRTVLRWGGVTLAVLLVIAAATRPALQDDKTRGGTTAAAGENLNVFLIVDRSVDSDVMTGMRDDIAAFIKQYPAARYALIDFASRATLDWPLSDDVWSLRPTIAALNSYRGGPNAGLDVDAAAASNVLRYQLIQAAQQYPGTRNVVLYFGSGAPGSRAPQGDFNSGSVDGGAVLGYGGTDAIDEAELRKVAGQLVVPYQHREPGQPLQPDLPDRPSAAGARAEAGALFELYWLPALLAAVLLLSEIYLSVREFRRNRLTRRDAA, encoded by the coding sequence GTGACGTTCCAACCCGTATTGCCCTGGCCGATTTTGGCTGTTGTCGCCGGCGCGCTGGTCCTGGCGCGCGTGGTTGCGCTGCGCCAGGTGCTGCTGTCGGCCGGAGGCAGACGTGTCCGCACGGTGCTGCGCTGGGGCGGGGTGACGCTGGCGGTGCTGCTGGTGATCGCCGCCGCCACCCGCCCCGCGCTCCAAGACGACAAGACCCGCGGCGGCACTACAGCCGCGGCCGGGGAGAACCTCAATGTCTTTCTGATCGTGGATCGATCGGTGGACTCGGACGTGATGACAGGTATGCGCGACGACATCGCGGCCTTCATCAAGCAGTACCCGGCGGCGCGCTACGCGCTCATCGACTTCGCCTCCCGGGCCACGCTGGATTGGCCACTCTCCGACGACGTCTGGAGTCTGCGGCCCACCATCGCCGCTCTGAATTCCTACCGCGGCGGTCCGAATGCGGGACTCGACGTCGACGCCGCGGCGGCGAGCAACGTGCTGCGGTATCAGCTCATTCAGGCGGCCCAGCAGTATCCGGGTACGCGAAATGTCGTGCTGTACTTCGGTTCCGGCGCGCCCGGATCGCGTGCTCCGCAGGGCGACTTCAACAGCGGGTCGGTCGACGGCGGAGCGGTGCTGGGATACGGCGGCACCGATGCGATCGACGAAGCCGAACTGCGGAAAGTGGCGGGCCAGCTCGTCGTGCCTTACCAGCACCGCGAGCCCGGTCAGCCCCTGCAGCCGGACCTGCCCGACCGCCCGAGCGCCGCCGGCGCCCGCGCTGAGGCCGGCGCCCTGTTCGAGTTGTACTGGCTGCCCGCGCTGCTCGCCGCGGTACTGCTGCTGAGCGAGATCTACCTCTCGGTTCGCGAGTTCCGGCGCAACCGTCTCACCCGGAGGGACGCGGCATGA
- a CDS encoding DUF58 domain-containing protein: MGKHLNRAKAHFGTDTRGLLEGGRYALSHTRSMEFDDLRPYVPGDDVRDIDWKASARSGSVLIKRFISEKHHKILLVADAGRNMSALAPSGEYKRDVAAHIMGAVGLIGLRRSDQIGMVFGDSRGSVNVPQRRGETHVEGLLHRWYQHTMTSPGPRAIAAQLDYVATHYRHTMLIVVVSDEPDVDEELNGVLARLSGRHDMLWAMVSDMPAVGPDNIDGYDVATGRFVLNGADLGPRVVAAYRRAEQARRDRLAKFLTRRAIPHATIAGSDDIRRELVGLTEVAGRAG; encoded by the coding sequence TTGGGCAAGCACCTCAACCGGGCCAAAGCCCACTTCGGCACCGACACCCGCGGGCTGCTCGAAGGCGGCCGCTACGCCCTGTCGCACACGCGCAGCATGGAATTCGACGACCTGCGCCCCTATGTTCCCGGCGACGACGTCCGCGACATCGACTGGAAGGCCTCCGCGCGGTCGGGCAGCGTGCTCATCAAACGGTTCATCTCGGAGAAGCACCACAAGATCCTGCTGGTGGCCGACGCCGGTCGCAACATGTCGGCGCTGGCCCCCAGCGGGGAGTACAAGCGCGACGTGGCCGCCCACATCATGGGCGCCGTCGGGTTGATCGGCCTGCGGCGCTCCGATCAGATCGGCATGGTTTTCGGCGACAGCCGCGGCTCGGTGAACGTTCCCCAGCGCCGCGGCGAAACTCACGTCGAGGGACTGCTGCACCGCTGGTACCAGCACACCATGACCAGCCCCGGCCCCCGCGCCATCGCCGCCCAACTCGATTACGTCGCAACGCATTACCGCCACACCATGCTGATCGTCGTGGTCTCCGACGAACCCGATGTCGACGAGGAACTCAACGGAGTGCTCGCCAGGCTCAGCGGGCGCCACGACATGCTGTGGGCGATGGTGTCCGACATGCCCGCAGTTGGCCCGGACAACATCGACGGGTACGACGTCGCCACCGGCCGATTCGTCCTGAATGGAGCCGACCTGGGTCCCCGGGTCGTCGCCGCCTACCGCCGCGCCGAGCAGGCCCGCCGCGACCGCCTGGCAAAGTTCCTGACCCGTCGTGCGATTCCGCACGCGACAATCGCCGGCAGCGACGACATCCGCCGCGAACTCGTCGGCCTGACCGAGGTGGCCGGCCGTGCCGGATGA
- a CDS encoding AAA family ATPase: MTTARTQPDQRELDGIRRIVDSISEAFAAKIVGQQELRESLLIGLLAGGHVLLESVPGLAKTTAAKVLAESIHGRFQRIQCTPDLLPSDIIGTQIYDSSTNSFVTQLGPVHANIVLLDEINRSSAKTQSAMLEAMEERQTTIAGQVHTLGDPFLVIATQNPVDQEGTYPLSEAQTDRFLLKEIVRYPSPEEEVEVMARIDAGVYDTRRPTAPVVSLDDVLRLQEVVRHVYMDRALMLYASQLVDLTRHPGRALPKQVARLVEYGASPRATIAFCRAARAQAVLSGRAHVLPEDIAKLAHRVLRHRLILGFEAASANVTPETVIDAALRAVRVP; this comes from the coding sequence ATGACTACCGCACGGACACAACCGGATCAGCGTGAACTCGACGGAATCCGGCGGATCGTCGACTCCATTTCCGAGGCGTTCGCCGCCAAGATCGTCGGGCAACAGGAGTTGCGGGAATCGCTGCTGATCGGGCTGCTCGCCGGCGGTCACGTTCTGCTGGAAAGCGTCCCCGGCCTGGCCAAGACCACCGCCGCCAAGGTGCTCGCCGAATCGATTCACGGCCGTTTCCAACGGATCCAATGCACGCCTGACCTGCTGCCCAGCGACATCATCGGCACCCAGATATATGACTCGTCGACCAACTCGTTCGTCACTCAACTGGGTCCCGTGCACGCCAACATCGTGCTGCTCGACGAGATCAACCGATCCAGCGCCAAGACCCAGAGCGCGATGCTCGAAGCGATGGAGGAACGGCAGACCACGATCGCCGGCCAGGTGCACACGCTCGGGGACCCGTTCCTGGTCATCGCGACCCAGAACCCCGTCGACCAGGAAGGCACCTACCCGCTGTCCGAGGCGCAGACCGACCGCTTCCTGCTGAAGGAGATCGTGCGCTACCCCTCTCCCGAGGAAGAGGTGGAAGTGATGGCGCGGATCGACGCCGGCGTCTACGACACCCGACGACCCACCGCGCCCGTCGTCAGCCTCGATGACGTGCTGCGCCTGCAGGAAGTCGTACGCCACGTCTACATGGACCGGGCGCTGATGCTCTACGCCAGCCAACTGGTCGACCTGACCCGCCACCCCGGCCGGGCGCTGCCCAAGCAGGTCGCGCGCCTGGTCGAGTACGGCGCCAGCCCCCGCGCCACCATCGCCTTCTGCCGGGCGGCGCGGGCCCAGGCGGTGCTGTCCGGGCGGGCACACGTACTGCCGGAGGACATCGCCAAACTCGCGCACCGGGTGCTGCGGCACCGGCTCATCCTCGGCTTCGAAGCGGCCAGCGCCAACGTCACTCCCGAGACAGTGATCGACGCCGCCCTGCGGGCCGTCCGGGTGCCCTGA
- a CDS encoding PQQ-dependent sugar dehydrogenase codes for MRHRVRIPTPRDVVAAALVGILLLAACSSPSHDSSPARSAPPAAAPGKLVSAPVSVGADLAKAPLDQPRQALIPDGWTMSVWARIPKARLATWTPDGALLVSVPASGQIVKLTPKSVAAPQQSTLLGGLDQPHGMAFAGSTLYVAESDQIDAYDYSNGMAVNRRTVAAGLPDARSADLHGAYAHALKSVAVGPDGAVYFSIGSTANISPQDRTATPPRATIMRIPPGGGPAQPFATGVRNGTGLAVAPDGSLWTAVNNRDNTPDPGGKVDVGYVNDHPPESLARLTSGRELGWPYCNPDGGPANLPFIRDMTTNKDGSALDCATLPPVEQSMGAHSAPLGLAFTTGALPQPYADGALVGIHGSWNRKPPQAPEVSFFAWRDGGLGDQQTLVGGFQGADGSRWGRPVAAVVGPDGAVYITDDDAGAVYRLAPPGR; via the coding sequence ATGCGTCATCGCGTGCGCATCCCAACTCCGCGTGACGTAGTCGCCGCTGCCCTGGTCGGCATCCTCTTGCTGGCAGCGTGCTCGAGCCCGTCGCATGATTCGTCCCCCGCCCGGTCTGCGCCGCCCGCGGCGGCGCCAGGCAAGCTGGTGTCCGCCCCAGTCAGCGTCGGCGCCGATCTGGCGAAAGCACCGCTCGACCAACCGCGGCAGGCGCTGATTCCCGATGGCTGGACGATGTCGGTGTGGGCGCGAATCCCCAAGGCGCGCTTGGCGACCTGGACGCCCGATGGCGCCCTGCTGGTGTCGGTCCCGGCCAGCGGGCAGATCGTCAAGCTGACCCCGAAATCCGTTGCGGCGCCTCAACAGTCGACGCTATTGGGCGGGCTTGACCAACCGCATGGCATGGCGTTCGCGGGGTCGACGCTGTACGTCGCCGAAAGCGATCAGATCGACGCCTACGACTACTCCAATGGAATGGCCGTCAACCGTCGGACCGTCGCCGCCGGCCTGCCCGACGCGCGCAGCGCCGATCTGCACGGCGCTTACGCGCATGCGCTCAAGAGCGTGGCCGTCGGTCCCGATGGCGCGGTGTACTTCTCGATCGGTTCGACGGCCAACATCTCGCCGCAGGACCGCACCGCGACGCCGCCCAGGGCGACGATCATGCGGATCCCGCCCGGCGGCGGCCCTGCTCAGCCGTTCGCGACCGGTGTCCGCAACGGAACCGGCCTCGCCGTCGCGCCGGACGGCTCGTTGTGGACCGCGGTCAACAATCGCGACAACACACCTGACCCCGGGGGCAAGGTCGACGTCGGCTACGTCAACGACCATCCGCCCGAGTCGCTCGCCCGGCTGACTTCCGGACGCGAATTGGGTTGGCCCTATTGCAATCCCGACGGCGGGCCGGCGAACTTGCCGTTCATCCGCGACATGACCACGAATAAGGACGGGTCTGCGCTGGACTGCGCGACGCTGCCGCCAGTGGAGCAGAGCATGGGTGCGCACTCGGCGCCGTTGGGTTTGGCGTTCACCACGGGTGCGCTGCCGCAGCCCTACGCTGACGGCGCTCTGGTCGGCATCCACGGTTCGTGGAACCGGAAGCCGCCGCAGGCACCCGAGGTGTCGTTCTTCGCCTGGCGCGACGGCGGTCTCGGCGATCAGCAGACTTTGGTCGGCGGTTTTCAGGGCGCGGACGGATCCCGCTGGGGCCGTCCGGTCGCGGCCGTCGTCGGGCCGGACGGGGCGGTGTACATCACCGACGACGACGCGGGCGCTGTGTATCGGTTGGCGCCGCCGGGGCGGTAG
- a CDS encoding PPE family protein, SVP subgroup, whose protein sequence is MSFLTAVPAELAAAAAQLGAIGSALAAQNAGAAAPTTAIAPAAADQVSLIQSGIFTAYGALYQQIAAEAQAMQEQFVQTLGLSSGTYESSEAANAAAATLSSGTGSAAATAASSPIDDFVNQISTLLGGPVTSVGGQPFSLSGNMANIGSYEIGNFASASSNMLGLTSGGLFPEGFGVPEDIAADAAVEGAAIEGGLTGAGGAVGPVAASVGNSTLVGAMSAPPSWAAGTTLVSSTAPSALSGASITAAPAAGAGGIYPGVPGLASAARNSAGFGAPRYGVKPIVMPKLTAV, encoded by the coding sequence ATGTCATTCCTGACAGCAGTGCCCGCAGAATTGGCCGCCGCGGCGGCGCAGTTGGGAGCGATCGGCAGTGCACTCGCGGCGCAGAACGCCGGTGCCGCGGCCCCGACCACCGCGATCGCGCCGGCGGCCGCCGACCAGGTCTCGCTCATCCAATCCGGCATCTTCACCGCGTACGGCGCGCTGTATCAGCAGATCGCTGCCGAAGCGCAGGCGATGCAAGAGCAGTTTGTGCAGACCCTGGGCCTCAGCAGCGGCACGTACGAGTCATCCGAGGCGGCCAACGCAGCCGCGGCAACGTTGAGTTCCGGCACGGGGTCCGCGGCAGCTACGGCCGCCTCTTCGCCGATTGACGACTTCGTCAACCAGATATCCACGCTGCTCGGTGGCCCCGTTACCAGCGTCGGCGGGCAGCCGTTCAGCTTGTCGGGCAACATGGCCAACATCGGGAGCTACGAGATCGGTAACTTCGCCTCGGCCTCCTCGAACATGCTGGGTCTGACCAGCGGTGGCCTGTTCCCCGAGGGCTTCGGTGTCCCCGAAGACATCGCGGCCGACGCCGCGGTCGAAGGTGCGGCAATCGAAGGCGGTCTCACCGGCGCCGGTGGTGCTGTGGGTCCGGTGGCTGCCAGCGTCGGAAACTCGACGCTGGTCGGCGCGATGTCGGCCCCGCCGAGCTGGGCCGCCGGAACCACGCTGGTGTCCAGCACGGCACCGTCCGCGCTGTCCGGTGCCAGCATCACGGCCGCCCCGGCGGCCGGCGCCGGGGGCATCTACCCCGGTGTTCCGGGCCTGGCCTCGGCTGCACGCAACAGCGCCGGCTTCGGGGCACCGCGCTACGGCGTGAAGCCGATCGTCATGCCGAAACTGACTGCCGTCTAA
- a CDS encoding PPE family protein: MSYAGFPPEVNSGLMYSGAGAGPFMAAAAAWNNLASELSTTAAQYESIITSLTTEQWTGAGSASAAAAAQPYVEWLTTTATAAEQAGIQAAASAAAYEAAFTATVPPPVIAANRALLAALVATNFLGINTPAIMATEAQYMEMWVQDVVAMTTYQAGAAAAAVLEPLVPATQTTNPGGAGAQAAAVSAAQAVGPAASLGDIVTGLQSELSNLTLGTSSIGTGLFNALPVPVQEALTALDGFLGTPLIFNGIQQVGVTASWFMFAAIPNGIFAGHTIDANIAAAAAEAAAPAAAAAEGAAAGLASEVGAAGALGEASLVGSLSVPASWAGAAPVAQAAGTALAGSGWTVPEEGAAPGMMAGMPGMAAAAKGAGAYAGPRYGFKPIVMPKQVVV, encoded by the coding sequence ATGTCTTACGCAGGTTTCCCCCCTGAGGTGAACTCCGGGCTCATGTACAGCGGCGCGGGCGCCGGACCGTTCATGGCTGCCGCGGCAGCCTGGAACAACCTGGCCTCCGAGCTGAGCACCACAGCCGCACAGTACGAGTCGATCATCACCTCGCTGACCACCGAGCAGTGGACCGGTGCCGGGTCGGCGTCGGCGGCCGCTGCCGCCCAGCCCTACGTGGAATGGCTGACCACGACGGCGACAGCCGCCGAGCAGGCGGGCATCCAGGCCGCCGCATCGGCGGCCGCCTATGAGGCGGCGTTCACCGCGACGGTGCCGCCGCCGGTGATCGCGGCCAACCGGGCATTGCTCGCCGCGCTGGTGGCCACCAACTTCCTGGGCATCAACACGCCGGCGATCATGGCGACCGAGGCCCAGTACATGGAAATGTGGGTCCAGGACGTTGTCGCGATGACCACCTACCAGGCCGGCGCGGCAGCAGCAGCGGTTCTTGAGCCACTGGTGCCGGCGACACAGACCACCAACCCGGGTGGCGCGGGCGCCCAGGCCGCCGCTGTGTCTGCTGCCCAGGCCGTTGGTCCCGCCGCCTCCTTGGGCGACATCGTCACCGGCCTGCAGAGCGAGTTGTCCAACCTGACCCTCGGCACCTCCTCGATCGGGACTGGCCTGTTCAATGCCTTGCCTGTCCCCGTGCAGGAAGCGCTCACCGCGTTGGACGGCTTCCTTGGCACCCCGCTGATCTTCAACGGCATCCAGCAGGTCGGTGTCACGGCGTCGTGGTTCATGTTCGCCGCCATCCCGAACGGCATCTTCGCCGGTCACACGATCGACGCCAACATCGCGGCCGCAGCCGCGGAGGCGGCCGCCCCGGCGGCGGCCGCGGCCGAGGGCGCGGCCGCCGGCCTGGCCAGCGAGGTGGGAGCCGCGGGCGCCCTGGGCGAGGCGTCCCTCGTCGGGAGCCTGTCGGTGCCGGCCAGCTGGGCCGGCGCTGCTCCGGTGGCGCAGGCGGCCGGAACCGCGCTGGCGGGCAGCGGCTGGACCGTCCCCGAGGAAGGCGCGGCTCCGGGAATGATGGCCGGCATGCCTGGCATGGCCGCGGCCGCCAAGGGCGCCGGCGCCTACGCCGGGCCGCGGTACGGCTTCAAGCCGATCGTCATGCCCAAGCAGGTCGTTGTGTGA
- a CDS encoding WXG100 family type VII secretion target, producing MAARFMTDPHAMRDMAGRFETHAQTVEDEARRMWASSQNIAGAGWSGLASATSLDTMGQMNTAFRNIVNMLHGVRDGLIRDANNYEQQEQASQQILGS from the coding sequence ATGGCAGCACGTTTCATGACCGACCCGCACGCGATGCGCGACATGGCGGGCCGGTTCGAGACCCACGCTCAGACCGTCGAGGACGAGGCCCGTCGCATGTGGGCGTCCTCGCAGAACATCGCCGGCGCCGGCTGGAGCGGTCTGGCCTCGGCCACCTCGCTGGACACCATGGGCCAGATGAACACGGCCTTCCGCAACATCGTCAACATGCTGCACGGCGTTCGTGACGGACTGATCCGCGACGCGAACAACTACGAGCAGCAAGAGCAGGCCTCCCAGCAGATCCTCGGCAGCTAA